The DNA region ATTGCTAAACCTGTTGGTTCGTCAACGCCAGTTTTTGCTCTTGATCAGAGTCACCAATCACAGGCGCCTAGAATTTAGCGTACTTTAATCACTGTTGATGCAGCATTTTACCCCGCGTACTTATAACCAACTCTTCTATGGACACCTTCTTCCCTGCTGCTTCCATACCCTTTTTGACAATCATGGGAAGGCCGGAACAGCATGGCACTTCCATAACAACGCATGTGACACTCTTAATATCCGCAGTTTTAAAGATGTCGCCAAATTTATCAACATATTCTTCCACATCGTCAAATTTCGGACATCCGATCATCACCACCCTGCCTTTGAGCAAATCCCTGTGTAGCGTTGGAATGGCCACTCCACAGCAATCTGCCAGAACAAGTAGATCCGCTCCTTTTAAAAACGGCGCAGTTGCAGGCACCAGCCTGATTTGAACCGGCCAGTGAGAAAGAGCGGACTCTTCATCTTGAAAGGAAGCCGGTATATTGGCTTGCTTACACGAAGAAGCCGGTGCAAATGTCTGAATATGAGTGGATGGGCACCCGCAGGCCAACGTGGCGGGCTCCTTTTGTTTTTCTGCTTCTTTTTCCGCCAGGTATTTTTCCACCGCATCTTCATCGAACTCCTCTGCTTCACGTTCAACGATCTTAAGTGCGCCGGTGGGACATTCGCCGATGCAGGCACCAAGACCGTCACACAGGTTGTCCGCCACCATCCTTGCCTTGCCGTCCACCACCTGTAATGATCCCTCTGCGCAGCTGGGTACACACTGACCGCAGCCGTCACACAGCTCTTCATCAATTTCTATTATTTTGCGTAATGTCTTCATTTATCCGTCCTTTGTTCGCTTACCCAATCAGCAGCATACAGGAAGATGGTGAATGTCGAATGTGGCTTAAAGTATTCGACTGTTGAATATTTTCCCTTAATTCTTGTCCTGCTTTAAAAGTGTTTTCTTGGCTTCCACCCCACCGCTTTGGGTTAAAAACGATTTTTTAATTATCTTTTTCAGTTTGTCGGCCTCAATGACCTGGTCTTTATGATTATCTTCTATGTTTGCAATAAGGTCTGCATCATACACTGCCTTAAAATTTGCCGTTTCTTCCGGCCCGGGGTGATGGTGGTGGCCAACGATATCGCATACTTCATCTATAAGTTCTGTTTTAGCACCGAGCTTTTCCAATATGGACCGGGCAATGGGTGGGCCTTCCTGTTCCTGGTGTTTGGGTTCGGTACTGTTGAATTTTTTTTGGGCCTCGTGAATACCGATATCATGAAGATACGCGGCAGACAAAATAACCGCCATATTTCCCTGGCCTTCGGCTTTGCCGATTCTTTCCGCATACCTGGCCACACGGGTCGCGTGGCTGATTCTTTTAAAATCGGTTTTAAAATACCGTTTCATTTCAATGGCCACCCGGTCTTTCAACAGGTCTTCCTTTTGGGCCAGAAGCTCTGGCGGAAGATTTCCGATGCACTGTTCGGCAAACTGGCAATATGACGCACAGCCAAAATCCATTTTAGGATTGATAAACCGGTGCCCGCAGCTCGGACATTTGCGGGTGGTGTCATCTTTAAAAAATTCCACTTTATTCCCGCATTCCGGGCATTTTGCATCAAAGATGGCTCCCGGTTTCCAGTACAGCGTATCTTGACCTGGGCACTTCATGATTTTCTCCAATCGCTGGTTTGTATTTTGTAAAAGTCTATTAAATGATAATATTAGTCTGTTTTGTCCATAAATCAAGTATGCAAAAGAATCTTACCGGCTTTGGCCTTACCTGTGGTTTTGCCTTGATTTTCCGGTTTTGCCATATTGGCTCTGTTTACTTCCATGTATATGTCAGCAGCACCCCAATTTAAGCGGGATGCTGCTATACCGCTGAATCACTATTTTCCTGTCATCATGGCTTCAACATCTGCTTCTACCGTATCGATGGGTTTGATACCGAATTTTTCCACCAGCACTTTGGCCACGTTGGGGGAAAGAAATCCCGGGAGGGTCGGCCCCAGTCGAATACCTTTAACCCCAAGGTAGAGAAGCGCCAGGAGAACGGCAACCGCTTTTTGCTCATACCATCCGATATCAAAAGAGATCGGAAGCTGGTTAATATCACCCAGTCCAAAGACCTCTTTGAGTTTCAATGCGATAACCGCCAGAGAATAACAGTCGTTACACTGTCCGGCATCAAGGATTCTCGGTATACCTCCGATATCTCCAAGATCGAGCTTGTTGTAGCGATATTTTGCACAACCGGCAGTCAAAATCACCGTGTCCTGCGGCAGAGCCTGGGCCACTTCGGTAAAATAGTTTCTCGATTTCTGACGTCCGTCACAACCGGCCATAACCACAAACCTTTTGATCGCTCCTGATTTTACCGCATCCACCACCTTATCAGCAAGTGCAAGCACCTGGTTGTGGGCAAAACCTCCCACGATCTTTCCTGTCTCAATTTCAGTGGGCGGATCACATTTCTTTGCCAGCTCGATAATCTCAGAAAAATCTTTTGAGCCGCCTTTGGCCCTGTCCGGTATATGCTTGACATCAGGATAGCCGGTCATGCCGGTGGTAAAGATTCTTTTCTGATACGTATTATTTTTTCTTATGGGAATAATACAGTTTGTCGTCATAAGAATGGGGCCGTTAAAGGATTCAAATTCCTTGTTCTGCTGCCACCATGACCCACCGTAGTTTCCCACAAAATGAGCATACTTTTTAAATGCCGGATAGTAATTGGCAGGAAGCATTTCGCCGTGGGTATACACATCGACTCCGGTGCCTTCGGTCTGTTTTAAAAGCTCTTCCATGTCTTTAAGATCGTGTCCGCTGATGAGTATTCCCGGATTGGAGCCGACTCCGATATTGACTTCGGTGATCTCCGGATTTCCGTATGCGGTGGTATTGGCTTCATCCAACAACGCCATGGTGTTGACTGCCGTTTCTCCGGCTTTCATCACCAATCCGACCATTTCGTTCACCGACAAATCTTTGGTGGTGGATGCCAGGGCTTCCATGAGAAAATCGTAGATATCTTCTCTTTCAAACCCCAAAATGGCGGCATGATCTGCATAAGCGGCAACCCCTTTTAACCCGATGATTAAAAGCTCTCTTAAAGAGCGCACATCTTCATCCGCTGTTGACAACACACCCACCGATTTGGCCTTTTCATTAAACTCGGCAGCATCATCCGAAAACCAGGTGGCGGAGTGATGCAGATTTTCGGCAAAATCCTTTCCGGTTTTTTCTTTATAGGCAGCTAGAAATTTATCTTTAAGATCATCTCTGCGTTTTAATGCCTCTTTTATCATGGCAACAAACCGGTCGTTATCCCAGTTGGCGTTGGTAATGGTGGTAAACAGTGCCTGGGCAACAAATAAACCCGTCTCTTTATCCAAAATTCCAAGTTCTTTTGCCTTTTCGCCATAAACGGCAATACCTCTTAACACATAGATTAACAGATCCTGAAGATTTGCGGTTTCTTCCGGTTTCCCACACATACCTTTAACTGTGCAGCCTGTGTTCTTGGCTGTCTCCTGACATTGAAAACAAAACATAGCTTTCCTCCTTTATTGGTTTGGGTTGAATCACTTTTCCCTAAAAAGATTTTTAAGGACCATTTCCTTATTTTTGATTTAATTTTACATGCCAGGCTGAGCAAGTGCATTGACTTAGGTCAAAAAAAAGAAAAAATTTTGCCGCAGTCTTGAAAACATTAAAAACCCTTCGCCAAAGAGGAACACTTACGGATTCCTTTCCTAGCTTTATTCACCCTTCAATCCGGATACAACATTGTGTATAATTAATTTATTTGATACACAATTGTACCTTATTCATAAAATGTTGTACTGAAATCGAATTTTTACTATTCTATTTAAAAATTTACCACCAATCTTCATCCGGGATCGATAGCCGGTGGCGCACCATGATTCAGATATCATCCCATTTGAAGCGGCTGATTCACATCTCCAGTGAAACGTTTTCTATCTAGTCATCAATGATGAATTTCGATTTTATTGTCTGATATCCATAGCCATGATATAGAGCAATAAGATTACTATAACCTATGTAAGGTGGAACGCTTTACGGGTATGGTTACGATCGATTAATCCACAGTTTAATTTCGCAAGGCCAGAATCAAATCTATTCGTAGAGGGTCACACCGGCTGCCTGCAATTATAACCCAAATGATCGAAAGGCTATCTCGGATGATTCATGCTGAAAATCTGACGCGAATCTATTCGCTGGGAGAAACAAAAGTTATCGGCTTAAACAGAGTCAATCTGGATATCCGGCAGGGTGAATTGGTTATGCTGAAAGGCAACAGCGGATCGGGGAAAAGCACGTTGTTATCTCTGCTTGGCGGACTGGACCAACCCTCAGAAGGCAATTTGACTGTTTCAGGCTATAATTTAAATACAGCCATAGAATCTGAACTGATTGACTTTAGACGAGAGGTGGTGGGTATGATCTTCCAATCGTTTAATTTGCTGCCGACCCTGGATATATTGGAAAATATCTGCTTACCCGGTTTGCTCGCAGGTAAACCTCTTGATTCAGTTCAACAAAAGGCAGTATCATTAATTGAAAAATTTGATCTGAACCCTCGTAAGCACCACAAGCCCAGCCAGCTTTCTGGAGGAGAAATGCAAAGAACCGCTATTGCTCGTGCGCTCATCAACGATCCTTTGCTAATTCTTGCAGACGAGCCCACCGGAAACATCGATAGCCTAAACGGTCAAAGAGTCATTGATCTCTTGGTTCATTTAAATCAAAATGATGGCCGAACCGTGGTCATTGCCACCCATAGCAACCTGGCTGATGATTTTGCCACCCTTCAGCTTTGTTTGAAAGACGGAGAAATATCCGATCAGATATGCAGCACTTGATATTATTCTTTCGCTTATTTCGATGGTTTAGTTTACGCCATTTAAAAAATCATAAGGCACATACTGTCATCGTGCTGGTTGGAATCGCCTTGGGCGCAGCGGTTTTCACCAGTGTGCGATTATCAATAGATGCATCCATCGACGCATTCACTCGCAGTGTAACCCAGATCACCGGAAAATCCGATAGGATACTATTACGATCAGGCGGTCGTGTTCCCGAAAACATGCTTCAAGATTTGATAAAGCATCCGTCGGTTCAAAACGCAAGCCCGCTCCTCAGCACTTATGTAAGAGAGTCGACGCATTTGGGAGAACCCTTTCTGTTGATCGGCCTGGATCCCCTTATGGACAGAACGCTGAGAACATGGCATGGGGATAAAAAGACCACATCTCTTCGCTCGGATTGGATCAAACTAATATCTGAACCCAATTCTTTATTCCTGGGAAAGCCGCTTACCGAACGATTTGGACTCAAACCGGGTGATAGGATCACACTGGAACATGCAAACACCACCGGTAGGTTTATGGTATTGAGCCCGCTTGCGCCTGATGGCCTGGCTCTCGTGGAGGCCGGCAACATCGGCATTACCGATATTGCCACATTTCAAGAATTTACCGGCACCATCGGCTTCGTCGACCGTATCGATCTTATCTTTAAATCATCAGTCTCCAAACCTGATCTTCTTAAATTTGAATCATCTTTGGCGCCGGGTTTAATCCTCAGAAGTCCGTCTGATAGACGCGAAAGCGGCCAAAATATGATTAAGGCCTATCAATTAAATCTATCGATTCTAAGTTTTGCTTCGCTGTTTGTGGGCATGTTTTTGGTATACAGCCTGGTGGCACTGAATGCTGCCTCGCGCCGACATGAAATTGCTGTTCTCCGGAGTACCGGTAGTTCCTCAAAACTTATTTTTTTGTTATTTTTATTTGAAGGGGTATTTCTGGGTGTGGCCGGTTGGGTAATCGCCATACCCATCAGCACTGCACTGGTTAAATACTTACTTACCGGTATCAGCGAAACTATTTCTATACTATTCGTAAGGGTAAGGGTGGATCAATTCTCTTTAAGCGGATGGGAAATTCTTCTATCCTTTTGGATGACGCTAATTATCTCCGTTTTAGCAGCGTTACAACCAGCACGTATGGCGATGCAGGTTTCTCCCAAAGAAGCACTAAGTTTATCTCAGCGTGAGAGCTTCGGGCGTTTCTCCCCAGTCCAACTTTTTATTATGGGTATTGTTTTTGTTCTCACGGTGTTACCACTGTCCACGCTGTCGCCAATCCAGGGCCTTCCCTTAGCCGGATATGCGGCTATTATTCTGCTGTTTGCCGGATTTTCGCTGGTGTCTCCCTGGTGTTTAAAAAAAGCCGCTGCAATCATTAGGCCGATCTTGCTGAGAGTCGGTGGAATACCAGCTTATTTAGCAGGCAACTACATAAAAAATAGTGGCACCCGAACATCAATCTCAGTTGGATCACTGATTACTGCAGTCGCCTTGTTTATTGCGCTGGTTATTATGATCCACAGCTTTAGAAATACCGTTGAACTGTGGGTCAATCAAACGGTCAGCGGCGATCTTTTTGTTTCTCCCAAACTCGCTGAGTACAATCAGTTTCAGGATCCCTTTCCAGAGAAAATCATTCAAGGCCTGAAATCGATCCAATCTCCAGTGGACTTGGTACCCAATCGACGCATTGCTTTGAGTTATGGATTGATACCCTATCAGTTGGAAGTCATGGACGTTAAGACTTTTTTGAAATACGGCAGCTTTATATGGCTTAAAGGATCACCACAACAATCGATTCAGGCCGTCATACAAGGAAAAGGCGTCACACTGTCCGAGGTGTTTTCCAACCAAAGCGGCTTAAATTTTGGTGATACCTATATTGCTCAGGTCAAGGATTTGCCAATCCGTTTACCTGTTCTCGGAGTGGTTAGAGACTATCGTACCCATGGCGGTGTGGTATTTTGTGATTTTAATTTTTTTAAGCGAAATA from Thermodesulfobacteriota bacterium includes:
- a CDS encoding ABC transporter ATP-binding protein, with protein sequence MIHAENLTRIYSLGETKVIGLNRVNLDIRQGELVMLKGNSGSGKSTLLSLLGGLDQPSEGNLTVSGYNLNTAIESELIDFRREVVGMIFQSFNLLPTLDILENICLPGLLAGKPLDSVQQKAVSLIEKFDLNPRKHHKPSQLSGGEMQRTAIARALINDPLLILADEPTGNIDSLNGQRVIDLLVHLNQNDGRTVVIATHSNLADDFATLQLCLKDGEISDQICST
- a CDS encoding 4Fe-4S ferredoxin, encoding MKTLRKIIEIDEELCDGCGQCVPSCAEGSLQVVDGKARMVADNLCDGLGACIGECPTGALKIVEREAEEFDEDAVEKYLAEKEAEKQKEPATLACGCPSTHIQTFAPASSCKQANIPASFQDEESALSHWPVQIRLVPATAPFLKGADLLVLADCCGVAIPTLHRDLLKGRVVMIGCPKFDDVEEYVDKFGDIFKTADIKSVTCVVMEVPCCSGLPMIVKKGMEAAGKKVSIEELVISTRGKMLHQQ
- a CDS encoding HD domain-containing protein, whose product is MKCPGQDTLYWKPGAIFDAKCPECGNKVEFFKDDTTRKCPSCGHRFINPKMDFGCASYCQFAEQCIGNLPPELLAQKEDLLKDRVAIEMKRYFKTDFKRISHATRVARYAERIGKAEGQGNMAVILSAAYLHDIGIHEAQKKFNSTEPKHQEQEGPPIARSILEKLGAKTELIDEVCDIVGHHHHPGPEETANFKAVYDADLIANIEDNHKDQVIEADKLKKIIKKSFLTQSGGVEAKKTLLKQDKN
- the hcp gene encoding hydroxylamine reductase; protein product: MFCFQCQETAKNTGCTVKGMCGKPEETANLQDLLIYVLRGIAVYGEKAKELGILDKETGLFVAQALFTTITNANWDNDRFVAMIKEALKRRDDLKDKFLAAYKEKTGKDFAENLHHSATWFSDDAAEFNEKAKSVGVLSTADEDVRSLRELLIIGLKGVAAYADHAAILGFEREDIYDFLMEALASTTKDLSVNEMVGLVMKAGETAVNTMALLDEANTTAYGNPEITEVNIGVGSNPGILISGHDLKDMEELLKQTEGTGVDVYTHGEMLPANYYPAFKKYAHFVGNYGGSWWQQNKEFESFNGPILMTTNCIIPIRKNNTYQKRIFTTGMTGYPDVKHIPDRAKGGSKDFSEIIELAKKCDPPTEIETGKIVGGFAHNQVLALADKVVDAVKSGAIKRFVVMAGCDGRQKSRNYFTEVAQALPQDTVILTAGCAKYRYNKLDLGDIGGIPRILDAGQCNDCYSLAVIALKLKEVFGLGDINQLPISFDIGWYEQKAVAVLLALLYLGVKGIRLGPTLPGFLSPNVAKVLVEKFGIKPIDTVEADVEAMMTGK
- a CDS encoding FtsX-like permease family protein, with amino-acid sequence MGAAVFTSVRLSIDASIDAFTRSVTQITGKSDRILLRSGGRVPENMLQDLIKHPSVQNASPLLSTYVRESTHLGEPFLLIGLDPLMDRTLRTWHGDKKTTSLRSDWIKLISEPNSLFLGKPLTERFGLKPGDRITLEHANTTGRFMVLSPLAPDGLALVEAGNIGITDIATFQEFTGTIGFVDRIDLIFKSSVSKPDLLKFESSLAPGLILRSPSDRRESGQNMIKAYQLNLSILSFASLFVGMFLVYSLVALNAASRRHEIAVLRSTGSSSKLIFLLFLFEGVFLGVAGWVIAIPISTALVKYLLTGISETISILFVRVRVDQFSLSGWEILLSFWMTLIISVLAALQPARMAMQVSPKEALSLSQRESFGRFSPVQLFIMGIVFVLTVLPLSTLSPIQGLPLAGYAAIILLFAGFSLVSPWCLKKAAAIIRPILLRVGGIPAYLAGNYIKNSGTRTSISVGSLITAVALFIALVIMIHSFRNTVELWVNQTVSGDLFVSPKLAEYNQFQDPFPEKIIQGLKSIQSPVDLVPNRRIALSYGLIPYQLEVMDVKTFLKYGSFIWLKGSPQQSIQAVIQGKGVTLSEVFSNQSGLNFGDTYIAQVKDLPIRLPVLGVVRDYRTHGGVVFCDFNFFKRNNFALPWGGVRIFFNRSTENSEQPLSLLQSEIIDNCGPHLDMISGKTLRTEILKIFDETFAITTVLLFIAPLIATMGIATTLAIMVLDRSQQMNILVAVGADTNQIRGIVVWESLLMVIVGEIAGVVCGLILSYLLIFVINLQSFGWTFIYNINWRTLSISLPLILLSAFAAALPAIKLVFRQPPATLLKEN